In a single window of the Equus quagga isolate Etosha38 chromosome 7, UCLA_HA_Equagga_1.0, whole genome shotgun sequence genome:
- the GPX3 gene encoding glutathione peroxidase 3, with protein sequence MARLFRASCLLSLLLAGFVPPSRGQEKSKTDCHAGVSGTIYEYGALTIDGEEYIPFKQYAGKYILFVNVASYUGLTGQYVELNALQEEFAPFGLVILGFPSNQFGKQEPGENSEIPLTLKYVRPGGGFVPNFQLFEKGDVNGEKEQKFYTFLKNACPPTSELLGSPDRLFWEPMKIHDIRWNFEKFLVGPDGKPIMRWYHRTTVNTVKMDILAYMRREAALAARGK encoded by the exons ATGGCCCGGCTGTTCCGGGcatcctgccttctctccctgctcctggccGGCTTCGTGCCGCCGAGCCGGGGACAGGAGAAGTCGAAG ACGGACTGCCATGCTGGCGTGAGTGGCACCATCTATGAGTATGGAGCCCTTACCATCGATGGGGAAGAGTACATCCCTTTTAAGCAGTATGCAGGCAAATACATCCTCTTTGTCAACGTGGCCAGCTACTGAGGCTTGACAGGCCAGTACGTTG AACTGAATGCACTACAGGAAGAGTTTGCACCATTTGGTCTGGTCATTCTGGGCTTCCCCAGCAACCAATTCGGAAAACAGGAACCAGGAGAGAACTCGGAGATCCCACTCACCCTCAA GTATGTCCGGCCAGGTGGTGGCTTTGTCCCCAATTTCCAACTCTTTGAGAAAGGGGATGTGAacggggagaaagagcagaagttctacacATTCCTGAAG AATGCCTGTCCCCCCACCTCGGAGCTCCTGGGCTCACCTGACCGCCTCTTCTGGGAACCCATGAAGATCCATGACATCCGCTGGAACTTTGAGAAGTTCCTGGTGGGGCCAGACGGCAAACCCATCATGCGCTGGTACCACCGGACCACGGTCAACACCGTCAAGATGGACATACTGGCCTACATGAGGCGGGAGGCGGCCTTGGCGGCCAGGGGGAAGTAA